One genomic window of Micromonospora sp. WMMD1128 includes the following:
- a CDS encoding glycosyltransferase — MTLTVLMNAGPWLSVPPPGYGGIENVVATLVPELRRLGVRVVLASVESSTLPVDERIAVFPDGQFHALQRPYNQVCGVSQAHLAAVVRALHVRDDIDLVHDHVEAVGLATLTAMGPDAPPVLHTLHWDLAKHPELYGNLDGGDRVRVNGVSASQLARAPRALREHSVGHVHLATPLAVDADRRPAVDKGDHVVILGRINPGKGQDLGARLAREVGFPLVLAGPVGPYHRPADLAAAGDEARQNPDVRFFHDHVAPYVDGDLVRWVGTVAGPERDDLVASARASLFPLRWEEPGGTAVVESLSLGTPVVATARGCLPELIEHGRTGLLAADEEELGDLVLAAGLLAAGECRREAAGRFTPARMAQRYVELYDRVRQGATKPLQPA; from the coding sequence ATGACGCTCACCGTGCTGATGAACGCCGGTCCGTGGCTGTCCGTGCCGCCGCCGGGCTACGGCGGGATCGAGAACGTGGTCGCCACGCTGGTGCCGGAGCTGCGGCGCCTCGGCGTGCGGGTGGTGCTCGCCTCGGTGGAGAGCAGCACGCTGCCGGTGGACGAGCGGATCGCGGTCTTCCCGGACGGGCAGTTCCACGCGTTGCAGCGGCCGTACAACCAGGTCTGCGGCGTCTCCCAGGCGCACCTGGCCGCCGTGGTGCGGGCGCTGCACGTCCGCGACGACATCGACCTGGTGCACGACCACGTGGAGGCGGTCGGGCTGGCCACCCTCACCGCGATGGGACCGGACGCGCCGCCGGTGCTGCACACGCTGCACTGGGACCTGGCCAAGCACCCGGAGCTGTACGGCAACCTGGACGGCGGCGACCGGGTCCGGGTCAACGGGGTGTCCGCGTCGCAGCTGGCCCGCGCGCCCCGCGCGCTGCGGGAGCACTCGGTCGGCCACGTGCACCTGGCCACCCCGCTCGCCGTCGACGCGGACCGCCGCCCGGCGGTCGACAAGGGCGACCACGTGGTGATCCTCGGCCGGATCAACCCGGGCAAGGGGCAGGATCTGGGGGCCCGGCTGGCCCGGGAGGTCGGCTTCCCGCTGGTGCTGGCCGGGCCGGTCGGCCCGTACCACCGGCCGGCGGACCTGGCCGCGGCCGGCGACGAGGCGCGGCAGAACCCGGACGTGCGGTTCTTCCACGACCACGTCGCGCCGTACGTCGACGGCGACCTGGTGCGCTGGGTCGGCACGGTGGCCGGGCCGGAGCGCGACGACCTGGTCGCGTCCGCGCGGGCGTCGCTGTTCCCGCTGCGCTGGGAGGAGCCGGGCGGCACGGCGGTGGTCGAGTCGCTGTCCCTGGGCACCCCGGTGGTGGCCACCGCCCGCGGTTGCCTGCCGGAGCTGATCGAGCACGGCCGCACCGGCCTGCTCGCCGCCGACGAGGAGGAGCTGGGCGACCTGGTGCTCGCCGCCGGCCTGCTGGCGGCCGGCGAGTGCCGGCGCGAGGCGGCCGGGCGGTTCACCCCGGCCCGGATGGCGCAGCGGTACGTCGAGCTGTACGACCGGGTCCGCCAGGGCGCCACGAAGCCGTTGCAGCCCGCCTGA
- a CDS encoding ATP-binding protein, translating into MSTRIRCEVRDESPVTVVRLAGALDLGTTRSVHEVLDRCLSAQPDALVVDLEKLDVLDPLALSVFAAACRRAADWPAVPLVLSAPPSAAARLKETIACRVVPVRRDCTEATALAGTAASPRLRARFEPVAGACRRARELVTEACGRWNVPELAGPAALVLSELVGNVVRHAGTPMQVTLTLRRPYLRVAVMDGSPADARAAAGNDPSAEGGRGLMLVRELTQRWGSTPVGAGKVVWAMLPAN; encoded by the coding sequence ATGTCGACCCGGATCAGGTGCGAGGTCCGCGACGAGTCCCCGGTCACGGTCGTACGGCTGGCCGGCGCGCTCGACCTGGGCACGACGCGTTCCGTGCACGAGGTGCTGGACCGCTGCCTCTCCGCGCAGCCGGACGCGCTCGTGGTCGACCTGGAGAAGCTCGACGTCCTCGACCCGCTCGCGTTGTCCGTCTTCGCGGCGGCCTGCCGGCGGGCCGCGGACTGGCCGGCCGTGCCGCTTGTGCTCTCCGCCCCGCCGTCGGCGGCGGCCCGGTTGAAAGAGACGATCGCCTGCCGGGTGGTGCCGGTGCGCCGGGACTGCACCGAGGCGACCGCGCTGGCCGGCACGGCCGCGTCGCCGCGGTTGCGGGCCCGGTTCGAGCCGGTCGCCGGGGCCTGCCGGCGGGCCCGGGAGCTGGTCACCGAGGCGTGCGGCAGATGGAACGTGCCGGAGCTGGCCGGGCCGGCCGCGCTGGTGCTCAGCGAACTGGTCGGCAACGTGGTCCGGCATGCCGGCACGCCGATGCAGGTCACGCTCACGCTGCGCCGGCCGTACCTGCGGGTGGCGGTGATGGACGGCAGCCCGGCCGACGCGCGGGCGGCGGCCGGCAACGACCCGTCGGCCGAGGGGGGCCGCGGGTTGATGCTGGTGCGGGAGCTGACCCAGCGGTGGGGCAGCACGCCGGTCGGCGCCGGCAAGGTCGTCTGGGCCATGCTCCCGGCGAACTGA
- a CDS encoding glucosyl-3-phosphoglycerate synthase encodes MRESDSTVSPVVEAWATYRTSTADDWPARRLVRAKGTSRVSVVLPARNEEATVGAIVSTIREHLMDRVPLVDELIVVDSRSTDRTAQVARAAGAEVVGQDAMTRGLPRLTGKGDALWAGLAAAEGDVVAFVDADLREFRPHFVTGLLGPLLTDPGVEFVKGFYHRPLVGATSVEPDGGGRVTELMARPLLNLFWPDLAGFVQPLAGEYAGRRAVLERVPFVTGYGVETAMLIDLLELVGLDALAQVDLGERKHRHQDTAALGRMSAQIMLTAWSRLQRRGWAATGTAPTPLLTQFRRGGSDTLPHLDREIVVTDVSVEERPPLAQLRHRVPRRRVPA; translated from the coding sequence GTGCGGGAATCAGATTCGACCGTCTCACCTGTGGTGGAGGCGTGGGCCACGTACCGGACCAGCACGGCCGACGACTGGCCGGCCCGCCGGCTGGTGCGGGCCAAGGGCACCAGCCGGGTCAGCGTGGTGCTGCCGGCGCGCAACGAGGAGGCGACGGTCGGCGCGATCGTGTCGACCATCCGCGAGCACCTGATGGACCGGGTGCCGCTCGTCGACGAGCTGATCGTGGTCGACTCCCGGTCCACCGACCGGACCGCCCAGGTGGCCCGCGCGGCCGGCGCCGAGGTGGTCGGCCAGGACGCGATGACCCGCGGGTTGCCGCGGCTGACCGGCAAGGGTGACGCGCTCTGGGCCGGCCTGGCCGCGGCCGAGGGGGACGTGGTCGCGTTCGTCGACGCCGACCTGCGCGAGTTCCGGCCGCACTTCGTCACCGGCCTGCTCGGGCCGTTGCTCACCGACCCGGGCGTCGAGTTCGTCAAGGGCTTCTACCACCGGCCGCTCGTCGGCGCGACGAGCGTGGAACCCGACGGCGGCGGCCGGGTGACGGAGTTGATGGCCCGCCCGCTGCTCAACCTGTTCTGGCCGGATCTGGCCGGTTTCGTGCAGCCGCTGGCCGGCGAGTACGCGGGCCGCCGCGCGGTGCTGGAGCGGGTGCCGTTCGTCACCGGGTACGGCGTCGAGACGGCGATGCTCATCGACCTGCTGGAACTGGTCGGACTGGACGCCCTGGCCCAGGTCGACCTGGGCGAGCGCAAGCACCGGCACCAGGACACCGCCGCGCTGGGCCGGATGTCCGCGCAGATCATGCTGACCGCCTGGTCCCGGCTCCAGCGACGCGGCTGGGCGGCCACCGGCACGGCGCCGACCCCGCTGCTGACCCAGTTCCGCCGGGGTGGTTCCGACACGCTGCCCCACCTGGACCGGGAGATCGTCGTCACCGACGTCTCGGTCGAGGAACGCCCGCCGCTGGCGCAGCTGCGCCACCGGGTGCCCCGCCGGCGCGTGCCCGCGTGA